In Sphingobacterium sp. PCS056, the following proteins share a genomic window:
- a CDS encoding 5'-nucleotidase C-terminal domain-containing protein, with protein sequence MMKRTLHQLQYVALGFLAILLSTSCSKKLSPIQKDFKQYEINKNTVDDGTIVAIYTPYKKQMQAEMNRIIGFSEVALTKEKAPETLMGNFFTQALLVASAKVNNQADIAFATKGGIRNEIKAGDITIESVFEVMPFENQLTVMELNGEQIQQLANFIAATGGQPVTGITLSIQDKKPVNIQVQGKDLDLHKIYKVATYDYLANGGDNLDLFTHALKRTDYPQKVRESLMEYIASFTKKGQKINMQLDGRVKVIK encoded by the coding sequence ATGATGAAACGAACTTTACATCAACTTCAATATGTAGCCCTCGGGTTTTTAGCTATCCTACTGAGCACATCTTGCAGCAAAAAATTAAGTCCTATCCAAAAGGACTTCAAACAATATGAAATCAATAAAAACACCGTTGATGATGGCACGATCGTAGCGATTTATACGCCCTACAAAAAGCAGATGCAGGCAGAGATGAATCGCATCATTGGATTTTCCGAAGTTGCATTGACAAAAGAAAAAGCTCCTGAAACTTTAATGGGAAATTTCTTTACTCAAGCATTACTAGTGGCTAGTGCAAAAGTTAACAATCAAGCAGACATCGCATTTGCTACTAAAGGAGGCATTCGTAACGAAATAAAGGCTGGAGATATTACCATTGAAAGTGTATTTGAGGTCATGCCTTTTGAAAATCAATTGACCGTAATGGAACTCAATGGAGAACAGATTCAGCAACTGGCCAATTTCATTGCTGCAACTGGTGGACAGCCGGTCACCGGTATAACGTTATCCATACAGGACAAAAAGCCAGTAAATATTCAGGTGCAAGGAAAAGATCTGGATCTTCATAAAATCTATAAAGTCGCTACTTATGATTATTTAGCCAATGGAGGTGACAATTTAGATTTATTTACCCATGCACTTAAAAGAACAGACTACCCACAAAAAGTGAGAGAAAGTCTAATGGAATATATCGCTAGCTTTACTAAAAAAGGTCAAAAAATTAATATGCAATTAGATGGAAGAGTTAAAGTCATTAAATAG